The genomic stretch GATCAATTGATTATGTTAAGGATTACGATGACGATAACGATAAAGTTAACAATAACGATAACGATAATGATAACGATTTATATAtggaatattttaatttaccTGAAGACGTTAAAAATGTAAAGTACATAAAATGTGTTGATGATTTTAACAATATGGTTATAACGATAAAAGAGGAAGTAAACAATCATtgggaaaataatatatacaataaaaaggatatggttaattatacaaatgaaaattataatgataatatattaacatatgaatatattaatgaaacacttagaaaagaaaaaaaaagatattatatagGTATAGATATCGAATGGGatagttataaaaaaaaaaaaaatactgtTAGTGTTCTATCTATttcaacaaataataaaatatatataatagatttatattatattgattataattataaatttatgatatatacgTTTTTTAAATGGTTATTAGAAAATccgtttatatataaattgttttttaatttcccttcggatattaaaataatgtcttcatattttcaaaacatatcacatataaatatatataacaatattatagatttaaataataatatatatatatatacaagaaAAGAGGAAGGAACACCTTCttataagaattataatattttatattttgaaacaTTGAATAGAGATATGATTCAATCAAATGATGTACATTTATTCAAAGAATTAGTACATTCGACaccttataattttaataagaatttaatgaataaaataaaaaaaaaaaataataatattaatataccaaacaaacaaatgttcaaattatatgttaaaaGTTTAAATGACTTATGTATAaagatattaaataaaaagttaaataaaaaatttcaaTTAGCTAACTGGAATATAAGACCACTTAACCaagaacaaataatatatgcatGTATTGATtcatatgttttaataaagaTAGAAGAAATGTTGATAGAAAAAGGTTATATGTCTACATGTGATTCTAACAACAATCAAATGATGaatttatttcttcaaaaatataagttCAAAGATAGTACATGGGAatgaatattaataatacatattaaatggtataaataaataaataaatatatatatatatatatatgtatatatggaTGTGTTGAAAGaagttaatatttttttttttttttttttttaattagaTATAATCCCTTCAATAAGGGTGTATCTacacaaaaatatttatatacatttatattatcaaacTTTTTATAGCGATTTCTTTGAGGTATTAAATTTGACGATCCCTGTTATTTCATAAAATactaatatatgttattttttcttttccctACAAAATAAACCTTATCCCCTcgtattcatatatattatgaaatctGTAAgatacaagaaaaaaaaaatatatatatatatatatatatgaacataaatatatatatatatatatatattagagaACTGTCAAGGTTTTTATATTGGCCTTTatgaattaattttttttttaattttttttttttttttttgtcacaATATAATTTGTTCTTGTTGGCCTTATTTACGCCCTCCAAATcgtataattaatattttattttattttattttatttcattttatgtcattttatttaatttgattttatttttatatttttaatttttgttaaGGTTTCCTTgctaaaaaagaaaaaaaaaaaaaaaaaaaaaaacaacataaCAATATAACATAAGATAACATAACAGAACAGAACAGACATGGAAAGTTTAGATGAGAGATGGAATAATCAGGTTGataattttcatattaaAGTAAATAAACTAAGATGTGATATGAATGAATATAAGAAGGGATGCTATAATACGTACAACCTacgaaataataaaaatgacgTATTTCCACacttacaaaataataatatgaaaagaaGAGAAttgataaatatgaataataattatgaaataaaaaattatctaAAGAAACCACATAATCAAacgtatattttaaaagacaATAAATATGTTAATGTTGATGATATAACCTTTCCTGTatctaaaaatatttcaaacaaggtgataaaaacaaatgatgaaaaaatattggAAAACAAATGTTGCTTTAAATTGAATGttagaaataaaagaaaaaatgaaaaggtcATCAAAATTAATGAGAAGCGTTGGCTCATAGgtaagatatataaataatatatatatatatatatatattatatgatatggTATTATTTACACCCATAATATATACCTACATATATGAATGCTGACCAcaaaatacattatatataaactcATTTATAGCTACCAAACATGTAAAGATCGAAAGGGTAAACAAAAATGGTGTTGAACAaagtgaagaaaaaaataaaaaggacaaaaatagatatatatatttagaagGGGAAGAGGGTAAAATGGAAAAGcttaaagataaatataaataaatatataaatataaatatatatatatatatatatatatatatatatatatatatataatatatatatgtttgtattttttttttttttttttttttcaaggcAATTTGCATTTATATCCAATGTATTCAGACTCAGAAGTGGGGTTTGAAAATATCTCTCATATTGAAGATGAAAGCTTAtcaaaagtaaaaaaagaaaatcaagatgatgatgatattatGACTACAAAACATCTAGCTCAATGGAGTTCAGATATTGTACATAAATATCTTGAAGAAGCCATTGAAAAATCAAAGTCTATTTTCCAAAATTGCAATATGGAATCTCGACaagaagaaatatttaagaggatcaaattataaatatacaaaaaaaaaaaaaaaaaaaaaagatggaagaatattatatgagtgtaaatatatgtgaatatatataaatatatattgacgtataaatatatattttatattccatctgatatatatttgggaaaaaaaaaaaaaaaaaaaaaaaggacaataaatatataatatacttattatatatatatatatatatatatataatattaaagtatattttaaaaaaatgttttttcgccaaaaattaaaacattttctttttctttttaatcaTTGTATCTAAATTTTAATACTTTTGTGAATCATttatcttaatatatatttcttcattttataattttttttttttttttttttttttgttttttttttgttttttgttttttttgcaAAATggaaatttataatattttttataagtaaTTAAAactttattcttttttaatattttgtcTAAAAGGGATTAAAAtaagtatttaaaaaaatataataataaatagggatatatatatatatatatatatatatatagagagagagagagagctatatatttttcatagaaaaaaaaaattacaagaatatatattttttttattcctgtacctttttatttttccataatactatatttaaaaaaaaaaaaaaaaatttaaataaaagtcAACATAGGCGTATTATTTATTcgtggtttttttttttttttttttttctttttataatactataataaagaatatttaaataagtaCATATAGAAGAATACTGTTTAataagttatatattttatatgtataatatatttattaaaagaaatacttacatattaaacatatatatatatatatatatatatatatatatatatatttatatatatatgaagatatTTTTACTCTttaaaagtataaatatgttttatttgcgttttataaatgtaatgaaaaaaatcatataaaataaaaatcttgattttaatattatatttcctttttatatatagatattatatttgtaccTATTATGTGtgtgcaaaaaaaaaaaaaaaaaaaaattaattatatatatatataatgccATTACTTGTATGTAtgctttatatattataaatatattgccattatatatatatatgtattcttatatacatatatataataatttatttatatacgaATTCTGTAATTATCATGAGCATAAAAAGGGTGtacttaaatatattatatatatatatatatatatatatatatatatgtatatgtatatatatgaattcgGATAATATCATTTCAGCTcaaattttgaaaaaaaaaaaaaaaaaaaaaaaaaaaaatatatatatatatattttatatatagatcacaatttttatatagaaaCACAAATAggatcatttaaaaaaaaaaaaaaaaaaaaaaaaaaattatgtatcatgaaaattgtaaatattatgttcatatatatatttatatatttttattttttatatttatatatatgtacgtGTAAagaatactttttttttttttttttttttttccattttggACTTATATAGCGCGTtagcatataatattttttgttaaaaatacatttttttaaaacatttaaccatttttttttttggctttttttaaaaaaccgtttaaaaaattttatatatatatatatatttatatatatatttatatggaaaaaaaaaaaaaaaaaaaaaaaaaaaaaaaaatattatacctatgtcaaaatgtaaataatatattttttttttttttttttttttttttttaatgtgttatttttattttattcaaattttataaaaaaaaataatttaaaaatatatttatttatttatttatttatttatttatatattttttatttttatcttttttataaagttatagaaatatattatctcaATGTTATGTAACACATTttccaaaaaataaaataaatatatatatatatatatatatatatatatatatatatatatgtatgtatctTATTACATctgaaatatttttgtatgaAATGTTAAAAAGGAAACACATCTGATTTGTTGATATTTATAcgtgtttttatatatttatatatttatattttgtaaatatatatatatataatagaataaataaaaatttatataccaAAAAAACTACGTGtggatacaaaaaaaaaaaaaaaaaaaaatatatatagtatataatatataatatataattcctaaaaataaaaagatacatttttttttttttataattaaaaaaaaataaaaaaataaatattttagtgTAGGTTGAAAACCTTATATTAAAGTTTATATTATGTGTGAATACATagctatatataaaaaatatatataatataatatatatatatatatatatttatatttttttatttatatttttctttatgtatttaatgaccttatatcatttatttatttattattagtaaTTAGTTAATATttgcatatataataatatatgaacatgTTCATATGATATGAATTTTTAAGCAGTATCTTTTTAgtagtttatatataaaatgacgacacattttgtatatgtcctaattataaaattcatATGAATTAGTTATCCGTAAGTAATTAGTATGTCGTATGACTTTATaatatcttatatatttatattatattatattatattttcatgtTCTATAAAcctgtattatatatatatatatatatatatatatatgtatacatttattatatatattatctttacATAATTAAGATTTTGTATTAAAGCTAATTTGTTAttggttttttatttttctcattatattttttttggctTATATTTGaagttatatttatttatataatacaattttttatataagtctatatatatttccgtttcactttttttttttacattatattctttaaaaaaatatcaagtcgatatataattcaataaaaaaaaaaaaaaaaaaaaagaaaaaaaaaaaaaaaaaaaattaataaaagaaacataataaaagaaacataataactaataaaaataaaaaaaaataaaataaaaataaaaaaaaaaaaaaaaaaaaaaaagaaaaaaaataaaaagtaaaaaattaaaaattaaaaataaaaaatgaaaagatgGAGAATTACAGTGTGTACTCGTGTAACTACCAGATGAAAGATGAGAATGGAAATTCGGTCCCACAAAGTAACACACAAAATGAACTACATGGTATGAATAATACAtcaaatatgaataatcagAATATTATACCACAgaataatcattattatggTAATGATGTTAATTATCCTAAACCTaattattcaaataataattacaattaTATGGCTTATCATAAAATGAGTTGTCTCAATTATGTATATCCCTATAATCcttatagaaataaaaattaccCATATGGTAATTTGCCGAATATCTATTATCCAGATGGTTATTATGCAAATTATTGTTAtccaaattattattatccaatttattattatccaaattattattatcctaataattattatgcatataataattttccgcataataattttcgacataataatattccgcataataattttcgacataataatattccgCATAATAATTTTCTACCTAATAATTTtccacataataatattccgCATAATAATTTTCCACCTAATAATTTTccacataataattatgcaaacaataatacatattataccCTTGGTTATCACGAGACATATAGCGAGAGGAAGTATATAGATAACAATGTACCTAATTTACCAAGAAATTATTCTTATGATAACATGAACAGAACATGGAATTGTAACAATATTTCTagtatgaacaatatgattATATCTACCAATAGAGAATCTAATTATATGGTGTATACTGAAGATACTATTAACACTACacataatatgaacaattatgtaaataattatagAAGTTGTGAAATTAATGCGGACAAGAATAATGGTAGCAATGAACAGTGTATCTCTGATGTGAGGGAAACGGAATATGGACAAAACAAAGATGTTCATGTTTTTGAGGAAAGTGTAAGGGATTACACAAACaattatattaaagaaagaaaaaaatatatttttttgtataataataatgagaataattataaagagATACTTAATGAATATGAAAGTAATATGGgaaatatggataatatgagaaatatggataatatgaacaatatggataatatgaGCAATATGAACAGTGTGGATAGTAGAAGAGAAAATGTGCGTATTACAAATGATGTCATCGAAATTGTTAGTGAATTGGAAGATAACACAGAAAATAATAACCTTATGGATGATAACACAGAaagtataattaatatagatGACAACtcagaaaatatatatgattcaGATCATTACACagaaaatgtatataattcaGATAATAACTCagaaaatgtatataattcaGATCATTACacagaaaatataattaatatagatGACAACTCAGAAAATAATAACCTTATGGATGATAACacagaaaatatatatgattctGATCATTACTCACACAATGCATATAATTCAGATGTCAACTCAATAAATATACTTAATATTGAAGATAACATTGAAAACATGAATTATTCAGATGATATATCagaaaaaaattgtaattcCAATGGAAATACAGAACATATATCTATCACCAATGATTACACAGAAAATATGAGCAACATGGATAATTACACAGAAAATGTGAGCAACATCGATAATTACACAGAAAATGTGAGCAACATCGATAATTACACAGAAAATATGAGCAACATCGATAATTACACAGAAAATATGAGCAACATCGATAATTACACAGAAAATATGAGCAACATCGATAATTACACAGAAAATATGAGCAACATCGATAATTACACAGAAAATATGAGTAATACAGATGATTACATAGAGAACATAACCGATACCGATAACAACAAAAGAAACGAGACTAATGATACAAAAGATATTAAcaattcatttaataataatactaatgAGAATAATTATACTAAAATAACAACATATCATAATAAGGGCAACGTGAAATCTTATCCTTTAGATAAACTACACAAACATGTGAAAAGTATAATTCTGGAAAATCAagtatataaacataataatgaaaGTGAACATGCGTATATAGACAATAAGAAGAACTCACTAATTAATTCAAATATTGATGATTGTACTGAACCATATTCAGACGTAAATAAAACCtatcaatataaaaatgaatccattaaaaatgaaataggAACTGATATGTGTAATCAcacaaatgatgaaaaatatgtaaatgaGGATAATGTGGGAAAtctaaaaaagaaaaaaaaaaataagaaaaaaaaaaataaaaaaaataaaaatgcacAAGATTGTACCACTAGTGAAGAAGTTAAAAATAATGTGGAaagaaataatgaagaagaagaaattaaaaaaagtaatcatataaatgatacaacaaaaaatgaaaaggataCTCATTCGGATAACAATATGAAAAGTGTTccgaataataaaaataaga from Plasmodium falciparum 3D7 genome assembly, chromosome: 13 encodes the following:
- a CDS encoding exonuclease, putative, coding for MTSHISYNKIREKRNIRRVLSVYNFCSLNRFSWYRQDVRLDNVIYRKNYEYIYYNCIIRKCSRNYISTRNNIYIKNKIYDIIPYLCKGKDVKNITSNIIFYILQHLSTKNVVNSNEYKDNIKKIYFNLLKCYHKIFEYNNEYGEYIFSLFNDDIIISVSPSLRKKQKNIIQDILLNSLHFFFQNNITYKNKLNINLMCEIINYPKFLYVLHSINYDMNILKQNISVQNVDYLFSQYINKTNIYITTAIQFASFFKNVNMNIFTPFKKHGTFNYFLLLKRIVNKQLKNTLFLLLNDIECHRLRQEMLLHLLSSDDTTGMCFNEWSHLAAKKYLLMNKYENDLKENIRDQEINVNILKRSIDYVKDYDDDNDKVNNNDNDNDNDLYMEYFNLPEDVKNVKYIKCVDDFNNMVITIKEEVNNHWENNIYNKKDMVNYTNENYNDNILTYEYINETLRKEKKRYYIGIDIEWDSYKKKKNTVSVLSISTNNKIYIIDLYYIDYNYKFMIYTFFKWLLENPFIYKLFFNFPSDIKIMSSYFQNISHINIYNNIIDLNNNIYIYTRKEEGTPSYKNYNILYFETLNRDMIQSNDVHLFKELVHSTPYNFNKNLMNKIKKKNNNINIPNKQMFKLYVKSLNDLCIKILNKKLNKKFQLANWNIRPLNQEQIIYACIDSYVLIKIEEMLIEKGYMSTCDSNNNQMMNLFLQKYKFKDSTWE